The following coding sequences are from one Octopus bimaculoides isolate UCB-OBI-ISO-001 chromosome 3, ASM119413v2, whole genome shotgun sequence window:
- the LOC106870189 gene encoding Krueppel-like factor 12 has protein sequence MMMEEFIPLCSSLAREQYTLQRLNSSKEENDVGTLTELRCASPLSSWNRDGLGDDVYLEYLFSQGLADTIDPARSPTNIKSRLCSPCSSPVTSHLVGHTDGSQSSSSSLSDISSNTSELSMDLSSSNSSTSSSCYSNGNDSLDNCDSFDEVFSLSDNELIVLGVGLQSLMHTALDGCTPERFHSPQEQHYYQVPQQLYKLNNNINNATILTSRNKRQTNSRLNSAIRHKIFNFDDTDTNNYNLSDSLTKILSSNINTNKGSKTSNTSCKKNEQNGITNANKNQSKTNNATKNRGSKVNNTGNVSSRASNGVSNRTTGCNNKDAKSEEKIYHCTFDGCVKVYSKSSHLKAHLRRHTGEKPFDCTWPGCGWRFSRSDELARHKRSHSGIKPYQCKLCEKRFSRSDHLSKHLKVHRKKASS, from the coding sequence ATGATGATGGAAGAATTCATACCCCTCTGCTCCAGCTTGGCTCGGGAACAGTACACACTACAGAGGTTAAATTCTTCAAAAGAAGAGAATGATGTTGGCACTCTGACTGAGCTACGCTGTGCCAGTCCGTTAAGCAGTTGGAACCGCGATGGACTTGGTGACGACGTCTACTTGGAGTATTTGTTTTCACAAGGTCTCGCCGATACCATCGACCCCGCACGTTCCCCTACAAACATTAAATCACGCTTGTGTTCGCCTTGTTCATCCCCTGTTACGTCACATTTAGTGGGACACACAGACGGTTCCCAAAGTTCTTCTTCAAGTCTTTCCGACATTTCCTCTAATACTTCGGAGTTATCCATGGACTTGtcaagcagcaacagcagcaccagcagcagttgCTATAGTAACGGAAATGATTCACTGGACAACTGTGATAGTTTTGATGAAGTATTTTCTTTATCCGACAACGAACTGATAGTTCTTGGTGTTGGCTTGCAGAGTCTAATGCACACTGCCCTTGACGGTTGCACGCCAGAAAGGTTTCACTCGCCGCAAGAACAGCACTACTATCAAGTTCCACAACAATTGTATAAactcaacaataacatcaacaatgccACTATTTTGACGAGCCGTAATAAGCGGCAAACTAATTCACGTCTCAACTCTGCAATACGTCACAAAATCTTCAACTTCGATGACACTGATACCAATAACTATAATTTGTCAGACTCGTTGACTAAAATCCTCTCATcgaatataaacacaaacaaaggCAGCAAAACCTCAAACACTTCttgtaaaaaaaatgaacaaaacggCATAACAAATGCTAataaaaaccaaagcaaaacTAACAATGCAACAAAAAACCGTGGATCAAAGGTTAATAATACAGGAAATGTCTCTTCTCGTGCCTCCAACGGAGTTTCCAATCGTACAACCGGCTGTAACAACAAAGATGCAAAAAGCGAGGAGAAGATATATCATTGTACATTTGATGGTTGTGTGAAAGTATATAGTAAAAGTTCACATCTAAAAGCTCATTTGCGGcgtcacacaggtgagaaaccgtTTGATTGTACATGGCCAGGCTGTGGATGGCGATTTTCGCGATCAGATGAACTTGCTAGACATAAACGTTCTCATTCAGGAATAAAACCTTACCAGTGCAAACTTTGTGAAAAACGATTTTCACGTTCGGACCACCTTTCCAAACATCTTAAAGTACACCGAAAAAAAGCATCGTCATAA